From Acidianus brierleyi:
ATTGTACTTGGTCTTAGCATACCTGTTCTCTTCCTGGAGTAATTCCCACCAGTGTTCGAAGACGTAGAAGGGGAACATTAGCTTATATCTTGTTACCACGTTCTCATCGTACTTGTTCCAATCCCTAGTGTTCTTCTTTTCCATGGGTAATACTCTGCATAATTACTTAAAAATTTTTGTATAATTCTGAAGCGATCCACAACGTACTCTCTCCTAATATTTTTATATACTTGATATGGTTGTAAGATGTATCATAGAAATAAAATCCATAAGGAGAGAATAGTTGCCACTAGAACTATAGGCGTAGTTATCAGACCTAAGTAAACATAAATCCTTAGAGGTATCTTTACGCCGTGTTTTCTTTCTAAGGAATATATCCAGAGTAGAGTAGCCAAGGACCCTATAGGAGTGAACTTAGGTCCTATGTCATTGCTTATTACGTTTACTAAAGCTAAAAGGAAATGGTTAGTAGAATGGGTAGAGTTTATAGCTAGAGAATTTATCATAACTGAAGGAAGATTGTTCATAAAGGCTGCGGTAAAGGCAAAAAGTAATCCTTCCATTATCACGTTAAATGGGGACGGAAGGCTAAACAAGGTAGAGTCAGTACTAGCTAAGAAATTAGTAACGCCTTGCTTCCCCATGCCGAAAACTACTATGTACATGCCCAAAGAGAAAAGCACAATCTGCCAAGGTGCCTCTCTTACAACCTTATATATATCTATTTTTTTCCTACGCTTGGCTATAATACCTAACAGGGTAGCCGCAGGAATGGCAACCATTGCAACTGGGATCTTGGCAAATGAAGTAAGAAAGTAAGCTACAACTAATATTGCTATGAAAGGAAAGCCTAGCTTAACCAAAAGTTGATCATTGATTGTAGGTTGAAAACTAGGCAATTCTTGATTCTTATCGGTCTTTCTAACTAGAAGAAAATAATAAAGTATTACTGAGATTATTACAGATATTATAAAAGGAAATATCATATATTCTGCATAAAGGAGAAATGAAACATCAAAATATGTAGCATCTATTATATTTACTAAGTTACTTATTATGAACGGGAGGCTTGCAGTATCTGCGACGAAACCTATTCCCGTCATAAACACAATCTTAGAACGCTCATCAATGCTGCTCCTAGATATTATTGAAGTGGCTATTGGAGTCATGACTAACGCTGCTCCATCGTTTGCAAAGAGCGCGGAAACTACAGCGTCAAGCAAAAGCAAAAGAACGAAGGCTTTGCCTAACCTATTTCCTAATCCCAATATTTTGTACGCTATATAGTCGAAGAAACCTGCTTCATCCAATATTAAAGTCATAATTATTATAGCAACGAAAGTAAACGTAGCGTCCCAC
This genomic window contains:
- a CDS encoding ArsB/NhaD family transporter, coding for MLKLLIAILIFVATLLLVNFKPKRIPIGYSALIGGALTLILGISNIHDVVLVFDIVWDATFTFVAIIIMTLILDEAGFFDYIAYKILGLGNRLGKAFVLLLLLDAVVSALFANDGAALVMTPIATSIISRSSIDERSKIVFMTGIGFVADTASLPFIISNLVNIIDATYFDVSFLLYAEYMIFPFIISVIISVILYYFLLVRKTDKNQELPSFQPTINDQLLVKLGFPFIAILVVAYFLTSFAKIPVAMVAIPAATLLGIIAKRRKKIDIYKVVREAPWQIVLFSLGMYIVVFGMGKQGVTNFLASTDSTLFSLPSPFNVIMEGLLFAFTAAFMNNLPSVMINSLAINSTHSTNHFLLALVNVISNDIGPKFTPIGSLATLLWIYSLERKHGVKIPLRIYVYLGLITTPIVLVATILSLWILFL